One window of the Pseudarthrobacter sp. ATCC 49987 genome contains the following:
- a CDS encoding tyrosine-type recombinase/integrase, with translation MKERQLLAGRVTANPPLNDVAEKWLASIEVPKVVVDDNGNMVAATSAGGIRRQTWDQYEGLIYRLIEPALGALKINEINTSTCDAFLRSLVVDGKGHTNARLAKTVLTQIMSYAIRHDLYVGGNPVREVDRLNRVRKKPVSLSAATLHDVREAVRIWRTEPGHFGPRPSNVLADVVDVLIGTGARIGEVLAIRLEDIDLSGDVGKIALTGTLVEPRHGPKYRQSFLKSRSSERVIPVPRFVVDVLIRRSLESPEINKAGALFWSRTGTYVQASSVRRQLRSALTASNMENTAVITPHAFRRTVASLLARELTDGAAAAMLGHADVSMTHAAYIERLRDVADYTTVLERLAPKPNPSRLPADIG, from the coding sequence ATGAAAGAGCGCCAGCTGCTCGCAGGTCGAGTGACCGCGAACCCTCCGCTGAACGACGTTGCCGAGAAGTGGCTCGCCAGCATCGAGGTTCCTAAAGTCGTTGTCGACGACAACGGGAATATGGTCGCGGCTACCAGCGCGGGCGGTATCCGGCGCCAGACTTGGGACCAGTACGAAGGGCTCATCTACCGCCTCATCGAGCCCGCTCTCGGTGCGCTGAAGATCAATGAAATCAACACCTCCACCTGTGACGCCTTCCTGCGGTCCCTGGTAGTGGACGGGAAAGGGCATACGAATGCCCGGCTGGCCAAAACGGTGCTGACGCAGATCATGTCCTACGCCATCAGGCACGACCTGTACGTGGGTGGCAATCCGGTGCGTGAGGTCGATCGGCTGAACAGGGTCCGGAAGAAGCCCGTTAGCTTGAGCGCGGCTACCCTGCACGATGTTCGCGAAGCTGTCCGGATTTGGCGGACAGAACCCGGCCACTTCGGTCCCCGCCCCAGCAACGTACTGGCAGATGTCGTTGATGTTCTGATCGGCACCGGGGCACGCATCGGGGAGGTCCTGGCAATCCGTTTGGAAGACATCGACCTGTCAGGCGACGTCGGAAAGATCGCACTCACCGGAACGCTGGTGGAGCCTCGTCACGGCCCCAAGTACCGCCAGAGCTTCCTCAAGAGCCGCAGCAGCGAACGGGTCATCCCAGTGCCTCGGTTTGTCGTCGACGTACTCATCCGCAGGAGTCTCGAATCTCCGGAGATCAACAAGGCCGGGGCCCTCTTCTGGTCCAGGACCGGCACCTACGTTCAAGCGTCAAGCGTACGGAGGCAGCTGCGTTCCGCACTGACCGCCTCCAACATGGAGAACACGGCAGTCATCACTCCGCACGCCTTTCGGCGAACGGTTGCGTCCCTTCTCGCTAGGGAGCTGACCGACGGAGCCGCTGCCGCCATGCTTGGTCACGCCGACGTCTCCATGACCCACGCCGCCTACATCGAGAGGCTAAGGGACGTGGCGGATTACACAACGGTCCTGGAGCGGCTCGCGCCAAAGCCGAATCCGAGCCGGCTGCCTGCGGACATCGGCTGA
- a CDS encoding helix-turn-helix transcriptional regulator, whose protein sequence is MQTSRKTLAPATDQGNAVQLLTTEEVAVWLQVAPKTLRNWRSAGIGPKALKLHSVVRYDRAAVEAWIGRTSKAAA, encoded by the coding sequence ATGCAGACAAGCAGAAAGACCTTGGCACCGGCAACGGACCAAGGCAACGCAGTGCAGCTCCTGACCACCGAGGAAGTGGCCGTCTGGCTGCAGGTGGCGCCCAAGACCCTCCGGAACTGGCGCTCCGCCGGGATCGGACCGAAGGCCTTGAAACTCCATAGCGTCGTCCGCTACGACCGGGCCGCTGTCGAGGCTTGGATCGGCAGAACTTCGAAGGCTGCGGCCTGA